The following are from one region of the Acidobacteriota bacterium genome:
- a CDS encoding ABC transporter ATP-binding protein, which yields MVDIRTRDLKKVYTTAPPFAAGGGPPSTGKQNPQSKPQIVALDSLTLEIRSGEVFGLLGPNGAGKSTTVGILTTRVRPTAGQAWIGEHDVWKEQVAVKRLIGVVAQRPNLDFSLTAREILRFHARYFGVSSEQSSKRADELLERFKLRDRADQMVRGFSGGMMQRLAIARAMMHDPQVLFLDEPSAGLDPQTRLLLWEIIREYNRSGKTILLTTHNMEEADALCDRLAIIDHGRNIALGTPGELKGSVPGGYLLQLRFSQHSAELLERLRSIEGVREVRAKEPTGADLYADRGGSLIGAIVAMASAASVDLNDVHISEPSLENLFLHHTGRSLRE from the coding sequence ATGGTTGATATACGCACCCGAGATTTGAAAAAGGTCTATACCACCGCACCGCCTTTCGCGGCAGGCGGCGGCCCGCCGTCCACAGGAAAGCAGAATCCACAATCCAAGCCGCAGATCGTTGCTCTAGACAGTCTGACGCTCGAAATTCGAAGTGGCGAAGTCTTTGGCTTGCTCGGGCCAAACGGGGCGGGAAAATCTACAACCGTAGGGATTCTGACCACGCGTGTTCGACCGACGGCGGGACAGGCCTGGATCGGCGAACACGACGTCTGGAAAGAGCAGGTCGCAGTCAAACGATTGATCGGGGTCGTGGCGCAGCGCCCGAATCTTGACTTTTCCCTGACGGCGCGCGAAATCCTGCGCTTCCACGCACGCTACTTCGGAGTCAGTTCCGAGCAGTCGTCCAAGCGTGCCGACGAACTCCTGGAGCGATTCAAGCTTCGCGATCGAGCCGACCAGATGGTCCGCGGATTCTCGGGCGGCATGATGCAGCGGCTGGCCATCGCGCGCGCCATGATGCACGATCCGCAGGTGCTGTTTCTCGACGAACCCAGCGCCGGCCTGGATCCGCAGACAAGATTGCTGCTCTGGGAAATCATCCGCGAATACAACCGGAGCGGAAAAACGATCCTGCTGACGACCCACAACATGGAAGAAGCGGATGCGCTCTGTGACCGCCTCGCCATCATCGATCACGGACGAAATATCGCGCTAGGAACGCCGGGCGAACTAAAGGGTTCCGTACCAGGCGGCTACCTGCTCCAACTGCGCTTCAGCCAACACTCGGCGGAGTTGCTGGAGCGGCTGCGATCCATTGAAGGAGTGCGGGAAGTGCGCGCAAAGGAACCAACCGGAGCCGATCTCTACGCGGACCGTGGTGGCTCCTTGATCGGCGCGATTGTGGCGATGGCTTCCGCCGCCAGCGTGGACTTGAACGATGTTCATATATCAGAGCCGAGTCTCGAGAATCTGTTCCTTCACCACACCGGAAGGAGCCTTCGGGAATGA
- the sdhB gene encoding succinate dehydrogenase iron-sulfur subunit, which yields MASNNTVVIKIKRQLTPDGKSVWEEFDVPNHPGMNVTSALMEIAANPVTRDGKKTTPITYDSNCLEEICGSCAMLINGKARMACSALLDKLDQPIKLEPLSKFPLVRDLSVDRSVLFENLKKVKAWVPVDGTYDLGPGPRLTPSDQEVAYPLSRCISCCSCMEACPQFNESTGFVGAATISQVRLFNTHPTGQALARERLSALMGDGGIHECGFAQNCVEICPKDIPLTKSISEVSGQVMKQALGDLFRK from the coding sequence ATGGCTAGCAACAATACAGTCGTTATCAAAATCAAGCGCCAGCTCACTCCCGACGGCAAGTCCGTCTGGGAAGAGTTCGATGTCCCCAATCATCCCGGCATGAACGTCACGTCGGCACTCATGGAGATTGCAGCCAATCCCGTAACGCGTGACGGCAAGAAGACGACGCCGATCACCTACGACTCGAATTGCCTGGAAGAAATCTGCGGATCATGCGCCATGTTGATCAATGGCAAAGCGCGCATGGCTTGCTCGGCTCTCCTCGACAAGTTAGATCAGCCGATCAAGCTGGAGCCGTTGTCGAAATTCCCGCTGGTGCGCGATCTTTCCGTCGATCGGAGTGTGCTGTTCGAGAACCTGAAGAAAGTTAAGGCATGGGTACCGGTCGATGGCACGTACGATCTGGGCCCCGGCCCGCGTTTGACTCCCTCCGACCAGGAAGTCGCGTATCCGCTTTCACGCTGTATTTCGTGCTGCAGTTGCATGGAAGCCTGCCCGCAGTTCAACGAGTCCACCGGTTTTGTGGGCGCGGCAACGATCTCCCAGGTACGCCTGTTCAATACGCATCCAACCGGACAGGCTTTGGCCCGCGAACGTCTATCTGCCCTGATGGGTGACGGCGGCATCCATGAATGCGGGTTTGCCCAGAACTGTGTCGAGATCTGTCCCAAGGATATTCCGCTGACGAAATCGATATCCGAAGTGAGCGGACAGGTCATGAAACAGGCGCTCGGCGACCTGTTCAGGAAGTAA
- a CDS encoding succinate dehydrogenase has protein sequence MASSTQSVPAKIKPGVAPLRAGVGTSFFWRRLHSLTGIVPIGLFLLEHFVSNAEAFKGPVAYAKQVEFLNSLPFVFVLELVGIWIPILYHALYGIFIWYRGESNNIEYPWTGNWLYTAQRWTGIVAFAYIAQHTYHLRFTGTVLGVHPDQAFAKVQHEFQNPWMIAFYCAGIIAASWHFSYGVWLFAAKWGITTGEIARRRLGYVCVVLALGLILLGGLSMNGFFRTPLQPLNSGADTENIVMR, from the coding sequence TTGGCATCGTCCACGCAATCTGTGCCTGCGAAGATTAAACCGGGAGTTGCTCCCTTGCGCGCTGGAGTGGGCACGTCGTTCTTCTGGCGCCGTCTGCACTCCCTCACCGGAATCGTCCCCATCGGCCTCTTTCTACTCGAACACTTCGTTTCGAATGCGGAGGCGTTCAAGGGTCCGGTCGCCTATGCCAAGCAAGTCGAGTTCCTGAACAGCCTCCCGTTCGTGTTCGTGCTGGAGTTGGTCGGCATCTGGATTCCGATTCTCTACCACGCGCTCTACGGCATATTTATCTGGTATCGCGGAGAGTCCAATAACATTGAATATCCGTGGACCGGCAACTGGCTGTACACGGCGCAACGTTGGACTGGAATCGTCGCCTTCGCATACATCGCGCAACACACCTATCACTTGCGCTTCACCGGCACGGTACTCGGAGTTCATCCCGACCAGGCATTCGCGAAAGTGCAACACGAGTTCCAGAATCCGTGGATGATCGCTTTCTATTGCGCCGGCATCATTGCCGCATCATGGCATTTCAGCTACGGCGTGTGGCTGTTCGCGGCGAAATGGGGAATCACCACGGGAGAAATTGCGCGCCGCCGCCTGGGCTATGTCTGTGTCGTGCTGGCGCTGGGCCTGATTCTCCTGGGCGGGCTCAGCATGAACGGGTTCTTCAGGACACCGTTGCAACCCTTGAATTCCGGTGCAGACACGGAAAATATTGTGATGCGATAG
- a CDS encoding peptidylprolyl isomerase, with product MARTPGTYAVFNTTEGNIVCRLFEKDAPKTIANFVELAEGTREWTHPSTRKKSKDPLYNGSIFHRVIPDFMIQGGDPQGTGMGGPGYQFEDETKGSPHRFDKAGKLAMANAGPNTNGSQFFITVANTDWLSGKHTIFGEVVEGQDIVEKISKVARNRQDRPNKDVVVTSLTIERV from the coding sequence ATGGCACGTACTCCCGGCACTTACGCCGTTTTCAATACGACTGAAGGCAACATCGTTTGCCGCTTGTTTGAAAAGGACGCTCCCAAGACGATCGCCAACTTTGTCGAACTCGCCGAAGGCACACGCGAGTGGACCCACCCGAGCACGCGCAAGAAGAGCAAGGATCCGCTTTACAACGGAAGCATCTTTCACCGCGTGATCCCCGATTTCATGATTCAGGGTGGAGATCCGCAAGGCACTGGCATGGGCGGCCCCGGCTACCAGTTTGAAGATGAGACCAAGGGTTCGCCGCATCGTTTCGACAAGGCGGGCAAATTGGCGATGGCCAATGCCGGTCCGAACACGAACGGGTCGCAGTTCTTCATCACGGTTGCCAACACGGACTGGCTCAGTGGCAAGCACACCATCTTCGGCGAAGTAGTCGAAGGCCAGGACATCGTGGAAAAGATTTCCAAGGTAGCGCGCAACCGGCAGGATCGTCCGAACAAAGACGTGGTTGTGACGTCACTGACAATTGAGCGGGTTTAG
- the mdh gene encoding malate dehydrogenase has product MRKKVTVVGSGNVGATAAHWIASKELADVVLIDIVEGVPQGKGLDLLEAMPIEKRDSFVLGTNDYADTANSDIVVITAGIPRKPGMSRDDLLKTNHGIMQDVVSKVVHHSPNCILIVVSNPLDAMAQAAYKMSGFPRERVIGMAGVLDSARFRAFIAMELKVSVENVTAFVLGGHGDTMVPLPRYSTVAGIPITELMDAATVEKLVQRTRDGGAEIVKHLKTGSAYYAPSAAATEMVEAILKDKKKILPCAAYLNGEYGIRGLYVGVPVKLGSKGIEQIIEIKLTTEEKTALDKSAAAVKELVGVINV; this is encoded by the coding sequence ATGCGAAAAAAAGTAACTGTTGTCGGTTCAGGAAATGTGGGCGCAACAGCCGCTCACTGGATCGCTTCGAAGGAACTTGCTGATGTCGTGCTGATCGATATTGTCGAAGGTGTACCGCAGGGCAAAGGCCTTGACCTGCTCGAAGCAATGCCCATCGAGAAACGCGATTCTTTCGTTCTCGGTACGAACGATTATGCGGATACAGCGAATTCCGACATCGTCGTGATCACGGCCGGTATTCCGCGCAAGCCCGGGATGAGCCGCGATGATCTTCTCAAAACCAATCACGGCATCATGCAGGATGTAGTGAGCAAGGTCGTTCATCATTCTCCGAATTGCATTTTGATCGTGGTCTCAAACCCTCTGGACGCGATGGCGCAGGCCGCGTACAAGATGAGCGGATTTCCTCGCGAGCGCGTGATTGGGATGGCAGGCGTCTTGGATTCGGCACGCTTCCGTGCATTCATTGCCATGGAATTGAAGGTCAGCGTGGAGAACGTGACTGCCTTCGTACTCGGCGGCCACGGCGACACCATGGTTCCACTGCCTCGCTACTCAACGGTTGCAGGAATTCCGATTACCGAACTGATGGATGCTGCGACCGTCGAAAAACTGGTGCAGCGCACTCGCGACGGCGGCGCCGAGATTGTGAAACATCTGAAGACGGGATCGGCCTACTACGCACCGTCCGCGGCGGCGACCGAGATGGTAGAGGCCATCCTGAAAGACAAGAAGAAGATCCTGCCCTGTGCTGCGTACTTGAATGGCGAATACGGCATCCGTGGACTGTACGTCGGCGTACCTGTAAAACTGGGATCGAAGGGGATCGAGCAGATCATCGAGATCAAGCTGACGACCGAGGAAAAGACCGCGCTCGACAAGAGCGCTGCGGCGGTGAAAGAACTGGTGGGCGTGATTAACGTTTAG
- a CDS encoding peptidylprolyl isomerase: MRTIVSILVLIASASLSGFGQAATPAKPPVRTPVAATSAAPTAVIHTTAGDMKCELFEKQAPIGVANFIGLSNGTKDWTSPVSHAKKHGVPLYDGTIFHRVIPEFMIQGGDPAGNGMGDPGYKFKNETSPELKFDRPGRLAYADAGPGTNGSQFFITEVPYPSLNGGYTIFGQCDLAAVELVKKIARMATDGEKPLRPVKITHIEIPKGAAPAKPAAPRLATPHTTPAAKPSAAVKKAAPDQK; encoded by the coding sequence ATGCGAACGATTGTCAGCATTCTTGTCTTGATAGCCAGCGCTTCCCTGTCCGGCTTCGGCCAGGCAGCAACTCCCGCGAAGCCTCCCGTCCGCACGCCAGTCGCAGCCACCAGCGCTGCACCGACCGCCGTGATCCATACGACTGCCGGCGATATGAAGTGCGAACTCTTCGAGAAGCAGGCGCCGATCGGAGTCGCCAATTTCATCGGCCTGTCTAACGGCACGAAAGATTGGACGAGCCCCGTCTCGCACGCGAAGAAACATGGCGTGCCCCTTTATGACGGCACGATCTTTCACCGGGTCATTCCCGAATTCATGATTCAAGGTGGTGACCCTGCGGGCAACGGGATGGGCGATCCTGGCTATAAGTTCAAGAATGAGACTTCGCCTGAGTTGAAGTTCGATCGCCCGGGACGCCTTGCCTACGCAGACGCCGGACCGGGCACCAATGGCTCGCAGTTCTTCATCACTGAGGTTCCGTATCCGAGTCTGAATGGCGGATACACGATTTTCGGACAGTGCGACCTGGCAGCGGTCGAACTCGTTAAGAAGATTGCGCGCATGGCGACCGACGGTGAAAAACCGCTCCGTCCGGTGAAGATCACGCATATCGAAATCCCAAAAGGCGCCGCACCCGCGAAGCCGGCTGCACCCAGACTGGCAACTCCGCACACCACACCGGCTGCAAAGCCGTCAGCGGCGGTTAAAAAGGCAGCGCCCGACCAGAAATAG
- a CDS encoding membrane dipeptidase: protein MWLPLLLVALLGCALAQTGTNEISAKARQIHESALIVDTHADTPQRFLDEGFDIASTDPKDYGHISLDKAKAGNLGAEFFSIWAEPETNQGHFARHTLDLIDSVYEQAARHPDRMMMAFSTDDIERAHKQKKLAALMGIEGGHSIENDIHVLRDFYRLGIRYMTLSWSNTNEWADSSGDINNPKIEHHNGLTDGGKQIVLEMNRLGMLVDISHVSDKTFYDTIALTKAPVIASHSSARALTNHPRNMTDDMLRAVAKNGGVVQANFYNAFIDEDYRKAADAQKNERDAAVKAFEEQMKAAGKTVTYVDIDRIDREWGAKIPRPPLKSLIDHIDHIAKVAGVDHVGLGSDYDGVSGATPQGIDSAADLPKITQALLDRGYSADDIRKILGGNLMRVFRETERISREMRADARR, encoded by the coding sequence ATGTGGCTTCCCCTACTATTGGTGGCATTGCTCGGTTGCGCTCTCGCTCAAACTGGAACGAATGAAATCAGCGCCAAGGCCCGGCAGATTCACGAGTCCGCTCTGATTGTCGATACGCACGCGGACACGCCGCAGCGTTTTCTCGACGAAGGCTTCGATATCGCATCGACCGACCCGAAGGATTACGGACACATCAGCCTCGACAAAGCCAAGGCCGGCAACCTTGGAGCAGAATTCTTTTCGATCTGGGCCGAACCGGAAACCAACCAAGGCCACTTCGCCCGGCACACGCTGGATCTGATCGATTCCGTCTACGAGCAGGCGGCGCGGCATCCCGACCGCATGATGATGGCGTTCAGCACGGACGATATTGAACGCGCGCACAAACAGAAGAAACTCGCGGCCCTGATGGGGATTGAAGGCGGGCACTCGATTGAGAACGACATTCATGTGCTGCGCGATTTCTACCGGCTGGGCATTCGTTATATGACGCTGAGCTGGTCGAATACGAACGAATGGGCGGATTCTTCCGGGGACATCAACAATCCGAAGATCGAGCACCACAACGGCCTGACGGATGGCGGGAAACAGATTGTGCTGGAGATGAATCGTCTCGGCATGCTGGTAGATATTTCGCATGTTTCGGACAAGACTTTTTACGACACGATCGCCCTGACGAAAGCGCCGGTGATTGCGTCCCACTCCTCGGCACGCGCTCTTACCAACCATCCGCGAAACATGACCGACGACATGCTGCGCGCAGTCGCCAAAAACGGCGGAGTGGTGCAGGCAAATTTCTACAACGCATTCATTGACGAGGACTATCGCAAGGCCGCGGACGCGCAGAAGAACGAGCGCGATGCCGCCGTGAAAGCCTTCGAAGAGCAAATGAAAGCCGCTGGGAAAACTGTTACCTATGTCGACATCGACCGCATCGATCGCGAGTGGGGAGCGAAAATTCCTCGTCCACCATTGAAGTCGTTGATCGACCACATTGATCACATCGCCAAGGTTGCGGGCGTCGACCATGTAGGACTTGGGTCGGACTACGATGGGGTGAGTGGAGCGACTCCGCAAGGAATCGACTCCGCGGCCGACCTGCCGAAGATCACGCAGGCACTGCTGGATCGGGGATACAGCGCGGACGATATCCGGAAAATCCTGGGTGGGAATTTGATGCGCGTGTTTCGCGAGACAGAACGCATCAGCCGGGAAATGCGAGCCGACGCAAGACGGTAG
- a CDS encoding ATP-binding protein, translating into MAGLPGTGKTTLARALAQSAGGSVLGKDEIRAALFAPADIEYSTTQDDFCMEVMLQAARFLLKKDPQRKVFLDGRTFSRRYQIERVLASAAEIAQPWIILECTCSEDSVRRRLAQDSSHVARNRDFSLYLDVKANFEPIEFRKTVLDTDRPLEQNLQQALATFA; encoded by the coding sequence ATGGCCGGACTCCCCGGAACGGGAAAGACGACGTTGGCGCGAGCGTTAGCCCAATCCGCCGGGGGCAGCGTGCTCGGCAAAGACGAAATTCGTGCTGCCCTGTTTGCTCCGGCGGACATCGAGTATTCGACCACCCAAGATGACTTTTGTATGGAAGTCATGCTCCAAGCCGCTCGATTCCTGTTGAAGAAAGATCCGCAACGCAAGGTGTTCCTCGATGGCCGTACTTTCTCGCGGCGCTACCAGATCGAGAGGGTGCTCGCCTCGGCCGCAGAGATCGCCCAGCCGTGGATCATCCTGGAATGTACTTGCTCGGAAGATTCGGTTCGACGGCGCCTCGCGCAAGATTCTTCCCACGTCGCTCGCAATCGCGATTTCTCTTTGTATCTGGATGTGAAAGCAAATTTCGAGCCGATTGAATTTCGCAAGACAGTCCTCGACACCGATCGGCCGCTCGAGCAAAACCTCCAGCAAGCTCTTGCCACCTTCGCCTGA
- a CDS encoding LysR family transcriptional regulator, translating to MDFDQLEIFLEVARLSSFSRAAEKRFRTQPAISSQIRALEEEIGARLLDRSGGRVSLTVAGKLFFKYAEETLEQRKAIVTAIAETEHVPRGAIVVGANEGTCLHILPEVFAQFKRNYPDVAVNIKRSDYAKILESVSDNSVDFGVVSLPVTDNRLQCVPIHRDELVVITPPKHPLAAKKSVTVAEVAAFPLVVPKGGHTRDALETLFYDLHLKPHYAMELDSSELLKRFVAADVGVGFIARSNIQEDILANALVALTLSDAQIRRDLALVFRKDKSLSRAAKAFIEIAEKQKNFSTAAAPAKRSR from the coding sequence ATGGACTTCGATCAGCTCGAAATTTTCCTGGAAGTTGCCCGGCTCTCGAGTTTCTCGCGTGCTGCTGAAAAGCGCTTTCGCACGCAGCCAGCCATCTCTTCGCAGATTCGCGCCTTAGAAGAAGAGATTGGGGCGAGATTGCTCGATCGGTCCGGGGGACGCGTTTCGCTGACGGTCGCGGGCAAACTGTTTTTCAAGTACGCCGAAGAAACTCTGGAGCAACGCAAGGCGATCGTTACGGCCATTGCCGAAACCGAGCATGTACCGCGCGGGGCGATTGTCGTGGGCGCCAATGAAGGCACGTGCCTGCACATCCTGCCCGAAGTATTTGCGCAGTTCAAACGGAATTACCCGGATGTAGCCGTCAATATCAAGCGCTCGGACTATGCCAAGATTCTGGAGTCGGTGAGCGACAATTCCGTGGACTTCGGAGTGGTGTCACTGCCGGTTACTGACAATCGCCTCCAGTGTGTGCCCATCCACCGGGACGAACTGGTGGTAATCACCCCGCCGAAGCATCCGCTGGCAGCGAAGAAGAGTGTTACCGTGGCCGAAGTAGCGGCATTTCCCTTGGTTGTCCCGAAGGGCGGGCATACCAGAGATGCGCTTGAGACTCTTTTCTACGATCTCCATTTGAAACCGCACTATGCGATGGAACTTGATTCTAGCGAACTGCTGAAGCGCTTTGTGGCGGCGGATGTCGGAGTCGGCTTTATCGCACGCTCCAACATTCAGGAAGACATTCTCGCGAATGCGCTGGTTGCGCTCACGTTGTCGGATGCGCAGATCCGTCGCGACCTAGCCTTGGTTTTCCGCAAGGATAAGTCGCTGAGCCGGGCCGCCAAGGCATTTATTGAGATTGCCGAAAAGCAGAAAAACTTCTCGACCGCCGCTGCACCTGCAAAACGCTCCCGATAG
- a CDS encoding NADP-dependent isocitrate dehydrogenase: protein MASFNGVPVPANGQPIEYSNGKYRVPDHPIVPFIEGDGTGRDIWKASVRVFDAAVEKAYGGKRSVAWYEVFAGEKAKARFQNWLPDDTVSAIREFRVAIKGPLTTPVGGGIRSLNVALRQILDLYSCVRPVKYYSGVPSPVKHPERMDVVIFRENTEDVYAGIEWEQGTADCARLIEFLNKDMLKGGKKQVRLDSGVGIKPMSVTGTKRLVRMAIQHALEFKRKTVTLVHKGNIQKFTEGAFRKWGYEVAAEEFRAQIVTERESWIVDNKDRNPNLTVEQNASLIEPGLEFATEDFRTALYKEVKDCLDSIYATHGHGAWKKKLMINDRIADSIFQQVVTRADEYSVLATPNLNGDYISDACAAQVGGLGIAPGANIGDGYAIFEATHGTAPKYADKDVINPGSVMLSGMMMFRFLGWNEAADLIEQSLERTIEQKKVTYDFERLMEGASKVKTSEFASAMIENMGAAVATTVR, encoded by the coding sequence ATGGCATCGTTTAATGGCGTTCCGGTCCCGGCGAACGGGCAACCGATCGAGTACAGCAATGGCAAGTATCGCGTGCCAGACCATCCCATCGTGCCGTTCATCGAGGGCGATGGAACGGGACGCGACATCTGGAAAGCATCCGTGCGTGTGTTCGACGCTGCGGTCGAAAAGGCCTATGGCGGCAAGCGATCCGTGGCCTGGTACGAAGTTTTTGCGGGTGAAAAAGCCAAGGCACGCTTCCAAAATTGGCTGCCCGATGACACGGTTTCTGCGATCCGCGAATTTCGGGTCGCCATCAAAGGACCGCTCACCACGCCCGTGGGCGGCGGCATCCGTTCGCTCAACGTGGCGTTGCGCCAGATCCTTGACCTGTACTCCTGCGTACGCCCGGTGAAGTACTACAGTGGAGTGCCCTCCCCTGTGAAACATCCTGAGCGCATGGATGTCGTAATTTTTCGCGAAAACACGGAAGACGTCTACGCGGGCATCGAATGGGAACAAGGCACGGCCGATTGCGCCCGACTCATCGAGTTCCTGAACAAGGACATGTTGAAAGGCGGCAAGAAGCAGGTGCGCCTCGATTCCGGGGTCGGCATCAAGCCCATGTCCGTCACCGGCACCAAGCGATTGGTGCGGATGGCGATCCAACATGCTCTTGAATTCAAGCGGAAGACAGTCACGCTCGTGCACAAAGGCAACATTCAGAAATTCACGGAGGGCGCTTTCCGCAAGTGGGGCTACGAAGTTGCGGCGGAAGAATTTCGCGCTCAAATCGTGACCGAACGTGAAAGCTGGATTGTCGACAACAAAGACAGGAATCCGAATCTCACGGTGGAGCAGAACGCGAGCCTAATCGAGCCCGGTCTGGAATTTGCCACTGAGGATTTTCGTACGGCGCTTTACAAGGAAGTGAAGGACTGCCTGGATTCGATCTATGCGACCCATGGCCACGGCGCTTGGAAGAAGAAACTGATGATCAACGACCGCATTGCGGATTCGATCTTTCAGCAAGTGGTTACGCGTGCGGATGAATACAGTGTCCTTGCCACTCCGAACCTGAATGGCGATTACATTTCAGACGCATGCGCGGCGCAGGTTGGAGGGCTCGGGATCGCGCCGGGAGCCAATATCGGCGATGGCTACGCAATCTTCGAAGCGACGCATGGCACGGCCCCGAAGTATGCGGACAAGGATGTGATCAACCCTGGGTCCGTGATGCTATCGGGCATGATGATGTTCCGGTTTCTGGGTTGGAACGAAGCGGCAGACTTGATTGAGCAGAGTTTGGAACGCACCATCGAACAAAAGAAAGTCACCTACGACTTCGAGCGCCTGATGGAAGGCGCAAGCAAGGTCAAGACAAGTGAATTTGCCAGCGCCATGATCGAGAACATGGGCGCGGCGGTGGCGACCACAGTCAGGTAG
- the sdhA gene encoding succinate dehydrogenase flavoprotein subunit, with protein MAAPKIIVVGGGLAGLAAVIKIAEMGGEVDLFSIVPVKRSHSVCAQGGINAAKNLKGEGDSTWQHFDDTIYGGDFLANQPPVKAMCEAAPGIIDLLDRMGVTFNRTPEGLLDFRRFGGTLYNRTAFAGATTGQQLLYALDEQVRRYESEGKVKKYEHWEFLSAVLDGTRTCRGICAMDLRTMEIRTFPADAIIVATGGIGAIFGKSTNSVVCTGSAQSALYQQGCYYANGEFIQVHPTSIPGEDKLRLMSESARGEGGRVWVPKTQGDKRDPKSIPQSERWYFLEEWYPKYGNLVPRDVATRAIFKVVYEHNLGIDGKPMVYLDLTHIDRKVLDRKLEGILEIYEKFVGDDPRDVPMKIFPGMHYTMGGLWVDYKQGTNVPGIFAAGEAEYQYHGANRLGANSLVSCIYGGFVAGPNAVQYAKSLPAAPSNGHFDAERKRQQDINAGLMSADGKENPFLLWRELGELMTKNCTVLRYNKPLQETDAKLVEMLERFQHINLSDRSQWANTTVAFARQLYNMLQLSRVIAQGAGMRDESRGSHYKPDFPDRDDKNWMKTTKATFAPDADEPKFEFEPVDASLIPPRPRKYDVAK; from the coding sequence ATGGCAGCTCCGAAAATCATCGTGGTAGGCGGTGGCCTGGCAGGCCTGGCGGCCGTCATTAAGATTGCTGAAATGGGCGGCGAAGTGGATTTGTTTTCCATCGTCCCCGTAAAGCGATCGCACTCCGTATGTGCGCAAGGCGGCATCAACGCTGCCAAGAATCTGAAGGGCGAAGGCGATTCCACCTGGCAGCATTTTGACGACACCATCTACGGTGGAGACTTCCTCGCCAACCAGCCTCCTGTAAAGGCAATGTGCGAGGCAGCGCCCGGCATTATCGATCTGCTCGACCGGATGGGCGTTACCTTCAACCGCACGCCCGAAGGGCTGCTCGACTTTCGCCGTTTTGGCGGCACGCTCTACAACCGCACTGCATTTGCCGGAGCAACTACCGGCCAGCAACTTCTCTACGCGCTTGATGAACAGGTTCGGCGCTACGAATCCGAGGGCAAAGTAAAGAAATACGAGCACTGGGAATTTCTCTCTGCCGTGCTCGACGGGACGCGCACCTGCCGCGGAATCTGCGCGATGGATCTTCGCACCATGGAGATCCGCACTTTCCCGGCGGACGCAATCATTGTTGCAACCGGCGGCATTGGCGCCATCTTCGGCAAGTCGACGAACTCCGTGGTGTGCACGGGATCGGCGCAATCCGCGCTCTACCAGCAAGGCTGCTACTACGCGAACGGCGAATTTATCCAGGTTCACCCCACTTCCATTCCTGGAGAAGACAAGCTGCGCCTGATGTCGGAGTCGGCACGCGGTGAAGGCGGACGAGTCTGGGTTCCGAAGACGCAGGGCGACAAGCGCGATCCGAAGAGTATTCCCCAAAGTGAGCGCTGGTATTTCCTGGAAGAGTGGTATCCAAAGTATGGAAACCTCGTGCCGCGTGATGTGGCGACGCGTGCGATCTTCAAGGTTGTGTATGAACACAATCTCGGAATCGACGGCAAGCCGATGGTCTATCTCGACCTGACCCACATCGACCGCAAGGTGCTTGACCGGAAGCTCGAAGGCATCCTCGAAATCTACGAGAAATTTGTGGGTGACGATCCGCGCGACGTGCCGATGAAGATTTTCCCCGGCATGCATTACACCATGGGCGGACTCTGGGTTGATTACAAACAGGGGACGAATGTCCCGGGGATTTTCGCAGCCGGTGAAGCCGAATATCAATATCACGGAGCCAATCGGCTGGGCGCGAATTCTCTCGTGTCGTGCATCTACGGCGGATTCGTTGCCGGTCCGAATGCGGTGCAGTACGCCAAGAGTCTGCCTGCGGCACCGAGCAATGGGCACTTCGACGCGGAACGAAAACGCCAGCAAGACATCAATGCCGGACTGATGAGCGCGGACGGCAAGGAGAATCCATTTCTGCTTTGGCGCGAACTGGGCGAACTGATGACCAAGAACTGCACGGTGCTTCGTTACAACAAGCCCCTGCAGGAAACGGATGCCAAGCTGGTCGAGATGCTGGAACGCTTCCAGCACATCAACCTGAGCGACCGTTCGCAGTGGGCCAACACGACCGTGGCGTTCGCTCGGCAGCTCTACAACATGCTGCAGCTGTCGCGGGTCATTGCGCAGGGCGCCGGAATGCGCGATGAGTCGCGCGGTTCGCACTACAAGCCTGATTTCCCGGATCGCGATGACAAGAATTGGATGAAGACAACCAAAGCAACCTTCGCGCCGGATGCGGATGAGCCAAAGTTTGAGTTCGAACCAGTGGACGCGTCGCTGATTCCGCCGCGGCCACGAAAGTACGACGTGGCGAAGTAA